From Montipora foliosa isolate CH-2021 chromosome 6, ASM3666993v2, whole genome shotgun sequence, a single genomic window includes:
- the LOC138005718 gene encoding zinc finger protein 862-like, translating to MQDAIAEVIREKITKALQESPCISILVDESTDISVTKMLVIYARLVKLETFKPETRFVTNAHVADGTAATITESITKALNQRNVSLQKVTGLGSDGASVMTSNKKGVTGKLERLNPKIVNIHCIAHRLQLCVSQAADKVKYLKSSKTC from the coding sequence ATGCAGGATGCCATAGCTGAAGTTATAAGAGAGAAGATAACCAAGGCCCTTCAAGAGTCCCCTTGTATCAGTATTCTTGTGGACGAAAGTACAGACATTAGTGTGACCAAAATGCTTGTCATTTATGCCAGGCTTGTAAAACTGGAAACCTTTAAGCCTGAAACCCGTTTTGTAACAAATGCTCATGTTGCTGATGGCACAGCTGCTACAATCACTGAGTCAATTACAAAAGCCCTAAATCAGAGAaatgtttctttacaaaaagttactgGTTTGGGAAGTGATGGGGCATCAGTAATGACAAGTAATAAGAAAGGAGTCACTGGAAAGCTTGAGCGGTTAAATCCAAAGATTGTCAACATTCACTGTATTGCTCATAGACTGCAGCTTTGTGTCTCCCAAGCCGCTGATAAAGTGAAATATTTGAAAAGTTCCAAGACTTGCTGA